The following coding sequences lie in one Salmo salar chromosome ssa13, Ssal_v3.1, whole genome shotgun sequence genomic window:
- the LOC106567117 gene encoding sal-like protein 4 isoform X2, producing the protein MDETKVCNKCCAEFIDEAEFFKHQNNCTKSHAMVIMKDGEGREVPDDFSQGGSQSDFQKDRSDCQSSSNTLSKSNAVSMERMEEEPKSNSEEQPSKQDQVEMSDSPRPEMSCHQHQDSSKPQDSNVTLESMPGTKVAVTQHSSNSGLNNCKSPQASQEALQAIPVILEQLVALQQQQLQQIQLTEQIRIQVSMMAPQSLHSALGAAVDPLKALGVHLSQQLSAAAALIGKRTGNQSLSLESLKQGKLPLSNGIPTSLARGMGPMPSKADMLKGLPDMANHLPAILPHSPGSMVYQSPFTSLSSGMDPSKKVKSKIPNMPESKNGSGGDSMYKHKCKYCGKTFGNDSALQIHLRSHTGERPFKCNICGNRFTTKGNLKVHFQRHKEKYPYIRMNPHPVPEHLDNIPTSSGIPYGMSMPIEESNMVDMKPMLGVPSPGFHPSALQGFKPSFDCFRSDPFSQRASSGSDCASISSNMFNHEMGSDQDHQVSKELMGALHHINVKGLPGDHNSSETAKLQQMVDGLEKRTNDPNECYICHRVLSCQSSLKMHYRTHTGERPYKCKICGRAFSTNGNLKAHYGVHRANTPLKMQHSCPICQKKFTNAVVLQQHIRMHMGGQIPNTPMPETQLEALEEIDSSLPDEKSMDTNGFECMVDQDAELDSQEKPSDTSDSLAPSSSEEPHQPNQAPPSSMFSSIATQENHMKNLTLALNLQRQSGTASECDGVPPKESPSAAECIREHEYRNGRSPDISDSVSFHSSSPVNGLAAAYMAKSPESAIPEDYTQNGPRTDSDSSSQDANGALDLTAPSFTPKNIKEEPGLPFTNREYAPSHLPPFMRVPPSLVKLERQIPPESSMGIGPLFVSQMPQGVGGQPRDGSSAHRRSSKQHLCNSCGKNFSSASALQIHERTHTGEKPFGCTICGRAFTTKGNLKVHVGTHMWNSSARRGQRLSLDNPMALMAMSSESGNMMPEMMPPPKELGPPQPMNFDQSLWNQYTAAFTNGLSMKTNEISVIQNGGMPGSLAGGPMVCSTGGLMEMDGSHSGLPATMAEMERNGSECVARSQFQHFMEEGKIAVN; encoded by the exons ATGGACGAGACGAAGGTCTGCAACAAATGCTGTGCTGAATTCATCGATGAGGCTGAGTTTTTCAAACATCAGAATAACTGCACTAAAAGTCATGCGATGGTCAtcatgaaagatggagaggggagagaagtacCAGATGACTTCTCACAAGGAGGCTCTCAGAGTGACTTTCAGAAAGACCGCAGTGACTGCCAGTCCAGCAGTAATACTCTATCAAAGTCCAATGCAGTGTCTATGGAAAGGATGGAGGAAGAACCAAAATCAAACAGTGAGGAACAACCATCCAAACAAGACCAGGTGGAGATGTCTGACAGTCCCAGGCCTGAGATGAGTTGCCATCAGCACCAAGACTCATCCAAACCCCAAGATTCAAATGTCACCTTGGAGTCCATGCCTGGCACCAAAGTGGCTGTCACCCAGCACTCATCGAACAGTGGTTTGAACAACTGCAAGTCTCCACAGGCCTCCCAGGAGGCCTTGCAAGCCATCCCTGTGATCCTGGAACAGCTAGTGGccctccagcagcagcagctccagcAGATCCAACTGACTGAGCAGATCCGTATCCAAGTGTCAATGATGGCTCCACAGAGCCTCCACTCGGCCCTAGGGGCAGCAGTCGACCCTCTCAAAGCCCTAGGAGTTCATCTCTCCCAGCAGCTCTCTGCTGCAGCAGCCCTGATCGGCAAGAGGACTGGCAACCAGAGCCTCTCGCTAGAGTCCCTCAAACAGGGTAAACTACCTCTGTCCAATGGCATTCCCACCTCACTGGCTCGAGGCATGGGGCCGATGCCCTCCAAAGCCGATATGTTGAAGGGGCTCCCAGACATGGCCAACCACCTACCAGCGATACTGCCTCATTCACCAGGCTCCATGGTCTACCAAAGTCCCTTCACTAGCCTCTCATCAGGGATGGATCCCTCTAAGAAAGTAAAGAGCAAGATCCCAAATATGCCTGAGTCTAAAAATGGGTCTGGTGGCGACAGCATGTACAAGCACAAGTGTAAGTACTGTGGGAAAACGTTTGGGAATGACAGCGCACTCCAGATCCATTTGCGCTCGCACACTGGAGAAAGACCATTTAAATGTAACATATGTGGAAACCGCTTCACAACCAAAGGAAACCTCAAAGTGCATTTCCAAAGACACAAGGAGAAGTACCCTTACATCAGGATGAACCCACATCCTGTGCCGGAACACCTTGACAACATTCCCACCAGCAGCGGCATCCCCTACGGCATGTCAATGCCCATTGAAGAATCCAACATGGTGGACATGAAGCCAATGCTCGGCGTCCCATCTCCAGGTTTCCACCCATCAGCACTGCAGGGGTTCAAGCCTTCGTTTGATTGTTTCAGGAGTGACCCGTTCTCCCAAAGAGCGTCATCAGGAAGTGACTGCGCGTCAATTTCCTCAAACATGTTCAATCACGAAATGGGCTCTGATCAGGACCACCAGGTATCTAAAGAGCTAATGGGAGCGCTGCATCACATCAATGTCAAAGGCCTTCCTGGCGACCACAACAGCTCTGAAACTGCCAAACTGCAGCAGATGGTGGATGGACTGGAAAAGAGGACCAATGACCCAAACGAGTGCTACATCTGCCACCGGGTGCTCAGCTGCCAGAGCTCCTTGAAGATGCATTACCGTACGCATACGGGCGAGCGGCCCTACAAGTGTAAGATCTGCGGCCGTGCCTTCTCCACCAATGGCAACCTCAAAGCTCATTATGGTGTTCATCGGGCTAACACGCCCCTCAAGATGCAGCACTCTTGCCCCATCTGCCAGAAGAAGTTCACCAATGCGGTGGTTCTTCAGCAGCACATCCGCATGCACATGGGAGGCCAGATCCCTAACACCCCCATGCCAGAGACCCAGCTCGAGGCCTTGGAAGAAATTGACTCCTCTCTGCCTGACGAGAAGTCCATGGACACCAACGGCTTTGAGTGCATGGTAGACCAAGACGCAGAGCTTGACTCTCAAGAAAAACCAAGCGACACCTCAGATTCTCTCGCACCATCTTCATCTGAGGAACCGCACCAACCTAATCAGgcccctccatcctctatgttCTCCAGCATAGCTACTCAGGAGAACCACATGAAGAACCTCACCTTGGCTCTCAACCTGCAACGCCAAAGCGGCACCGCCtcagagtgtgatggagtgcCCCCCAAAGAGTCCCCATCAGCCGCCGAGTGCATCCGGGAGCATGAGTACCGGAACGGCCGCAGCCCTGACATCTCAGACTCTGTCTCCTTCCACTCCTCATCACCAGTCAACGGACTGGCTGCTGCCTACATGGCTAAGTCCCCCGAGTCAGCCATCCCTGAGGATTACACCCAGAATGGGCCTAGAACAGACTCTGACAGCAGCTCTCAGGATGCCAATGGAGCTCTGGACCTAACAGCACCCAGCTTTACCCCAAAAAACATCAAAGAAGAGCCTGGCCTACCCTTCACTAATAGAGAGTATG CTCCCAGCCATTTGCCTCCTTTTATGAGGGTGCCTCCCAGTCTGGTCAAACTGGAGAGGCAGATTCCCCCAGAGAGCTCCATGGGCATTGGCCCTCTATTTGTCTCCCAGATGCCTCAGGGAGTGGGAGGGCAGCCACGGGACGGCTCCAGTGCTCACCGTAGATCCAGCAAGCAGCATCTGTGTAACTCCTGTGGCAAAAACTTCTCCTCTGCCAGTGCCCTGCAGATCCATGAGAGGACCCACACTGGCGAGAAGCCCTTTGGCTGCACCATCTGTGGCAGGGCCTTCACCACTAAAGGCAACCTCAAG GTGCACGTCGGAACTCACATGTGGAACAGCTCTGCGAGGCGCGGCCAGCGCCTCTCTCTGGACAACCCCATGGCCCTGATGGCGATGAGCTCAGAGTCTGGCAACATGATGCCAGAGATGATGCCACCTCCCAAGGAACTGGGTCCTCCTCAGCCGATGAACTTCGACCAGTCTCTGTGGAACCAGTACACTGCTGCTTTCACCAACGGCCTGTCCATGAAGACTAACGAGATCTCTGTGATCCAAAATGGCGGAATGCCTGGTAGCCTAGCCGGTGGTCCTATGGTCTGCTCTACTGGAGGCCTGATGGAAATGGATGGGTCCCACTCTGGCCTGCCTGCCACCATGGCAGAGATGGAAAGGAATGGCTCAGAGTGTGTGGCTAGATCTCAGTTCCAACATTTCATGGAGGAAGGGAAAATTGCAGTGAACTAG
- the LOC106567117 gene encoding sal-like protein 4 isoform X1: MRISTSGANFTTRRICKEGTKIALLFAPDGCTMSRRKQAKPQQINSDEPGSSENGVLQDGQTEGNEVKRFRMDETKVCNKCCAEFIDEAEFFKHQNNCTKSHAMVIMKDGEGREVPDDFSQGGSQSDFQKDRSDCQSSSNTLSKSNAVSMERMEEEPKSNSEEQPSKQDQVEMSDSPRPEMSCHQHQDSSKPQDSNVTLESMPGTKVAVTQHSSNSGLNNCKSPQASQEALQAIPVILEQLVALQQQQLQQIQLTEQIRIQVSMMAPQSLHSALGAAVDPLKALGVHLSQQLSAAAALIGKRTGNQSLSLESLKQGKLPLSNGIPTSLARGMGPMPSKADMLKGLPDMANHLPAILPHSPGSMVYQSPFTSLSSGMDPSKKVKSKIPNMPESKNGSGGDSMYKHKCKYCGKTFGNDSALQIHLRSHTGERPFKCNICGNRFTTKGNLKVHFQRHKEKYPYIRMNPHPVPEHLDNIPTSSGIPYGMSMPIEESNMVDMKPMLGVPSPGFHPSALQGFKPSFDCFRSDPFSQRASSGSDCASISSNMFNHEMGSDQDHQVSKELMGALHHINVKGLPGDHNSSETAKLQQMVDGLEKRTNDPNECYICHRVLSCQSSLKMHYRTHTGERPYKCKICGRAFSTNGNLKAHYGVHRANTPLKMQHSCPICQKKFTNAVVLQQHIRMHMGGQIPNTPMPETQLEALEEIDSSLPDEKSMDTNGFECMVDQDAELDSQEKPSDTSDSLAPSSSEEPHQPNQAPPSSMFSSIATQENHMKNLTLALNLQRQSGTASECDGVPPKESPSAAECIREHEYRNGRSPDISDSVSFHSSSPVNGLAAAYMAKSPESAIPEDYTQNGPRTDSDSSSQDANGALDLTAPSFTPKNIKEEPGLPFTNREYAPSHLPPFMRVPPSLVKLERQIPPESSMGIGPLFVSQMPQGVGGQPRDGSSAHRRSSKQHLCNSCGKNFSSASALQIHERTHTGEKPFGCTICGRAFTTKGNLKVHVGTHMWNSSARRGQRLSLDNPMALMAMSSESGNMMPEMMPPPKELGPPQPMNFDQSLWNQYTAAFTNGLSMKTNEISVIQNGGMPGSLAGGPMVCSTGGLMEMDGSHSGLPATMAEMERNGSECVARSQFQHFMEEGKIAVN; the protein is encoded by the exons GCGTTCTACAAGACGGTCAAACTGAAGGGAATGAGGTGAAGAGGTTTAGAATGGACGAGACGAAGGTCTGCAACAAATGCTGTGCTGAATTCATCGATGAGGCTGAGTTTTTCAAACATCAGAATAACTGCACTAAAAGTCATGCGATGGTCAtcatgaaagatggagaggggagagaagtacCAGATGACTTCTCACAAGGAGGCTCTCAGAGTGACTTTCAGAAAGACCGCAGTGACTGCCAGTCCAGCAGTAATACTCTATCAAAGTCCAATGCAGTGTCTATGGAAAGGATGGAGGAAGAACCAAAATCAAACAGTGAGGAACAACCATCCAAACAAGACCAGGTGGAGATGTCTGACAGTCCCAGGCCTGAGATGAGTTGCCATCAGCACCAAGACTCATCCAAACCCCAAGATTCAAATGTCACCTTGGAGTCCATGCCTGGCACCAAAGTGGCTGTCACCCAGCACTCATCGAACAGTGGTTTGAACAACTGCAAGTCTCCACAGGCCTCCCAGGAGGCCTTGCAAGCCATCCCTGTGATCCTGGAACAGCTAGTGGccctccagcagcagcagctccagcAGATCCAACTGACTGAGCAGATCCGTATCCAAGTGTCAATGATGGCTCCACAGAGCCTCCACTCGGCCCTAGGGGCAGCAGTCGACCCTCTCAAAGCCCTAGGAGTTCATCTCTCCCAGCAGCTCTCTGCTGCAGCAGCCCTGATCGGCAAGAGGACTGGCAACCAGAGCCTCTCGCTAGAGTCCCTCAAACAGGGTAAACTACCTCTGTCCAATGGCATTCCCACCTCACTGGCTCGAGGCATGGGGCCGATGCCCTCCAAAGCCGATATGTTGAAGGGGCTCCCAGACATGGCCAACCACCTACCAGCGATACTGCCTCATTCACCAGGCTCCATGGTCTACCAAAGTCCCTTCACTAGCCTCTCATCAGGGATGGATCCCTCTAAGAAAGTAAAGAGCAAGATCCCAAATATGCCTGAGTCTAAAAATGGGTCTGGTGGCGACAGCATGTACAAGCACAAGTGTAAGTACTGTGGGAAAACGTTTGGGAATGACAGCGCACTCCAGATCCATTTGCGCTCGCACACTGGAGAAAGACCATTTAAATGTAACATATGTGGAAACCGCTTCACAACCAAAGGAAACCTCAAAGTGCATTTCCAAAGACACAAGGAGAAGTACCCTTACATCAGGATGAACCCACATCCTGTGCCGGAACACCTTGACAACATTCCCACCAGCAGCGGCATCCCCTACGGCATGTCAATGCCCATTGAAGAATCCAACATGGTGGACATGAAGCCAATGCTCGGCGTCCCATCTCCAGGTTTCCACCCATCAGCACTGCAGGGGTTCAAGCCTTCGTTTGATTGTTTCAGGAGTGACCCGTTCTCCCAAAGAGCGTCATCAGGAAGTGACTGCGCGTCAATTTCCTCAAACATGTTCAATCACGAAATGGGCTCTGATCAGGACCACCAGGTATCTAAAGAGCTAATGGGAGCGCTGCATCACATCAATGTCAAAGGCCTTCCTGGCGACCACAACAGCTCTGAAACTGCCAAACTGCAGCAGATGGTGGATGGACTGGAAAAGAGGACCAATGACCCAAACGAGTGCTACATCTGCCACCGGGTGCTCAGCTGCCAGAGCTCCTTGAAGATGCATTACCGTACGCATACGGGCGAGCGGCCCTACAAGTGTAAGATCTGCGGCCGTGCCTTCTCCACCAATGGCAACCTCAAAGCTCATTATGGTGTTCATCGGGCTAACACGCCCCTCAAGATGCAGCACTCTTGCCCCATCTGCCAGAAGAAGTTCACCAATGCGGTGGTTCTTCAGCAGCACATCCGCATGCACATGGGAGGCCAGATCCCTAACACCCCCATGCCAGAGACCCAGCTCGAGGCCTTGGAAGAAATTGACTCCTCTCTGCCTGACGAGAAGTCCATGGACACCAACGGCTTTGAGTGCATGGTAGACCAAGACGCAGAGCTTGACTCTCAAGAAAAACCAAGCGACACCTCAGATTCTCTCGCACCATCTTCATCTGAGGAACCGCACCAACCTAATCAGgcccctccatcctctatgttCTCCAGCATAGCTACTCAGGAGAACCACATGAAGAACCTCACCTTGGCTCTCAACCTGCAACGCCAAAGCGGCACCGCCtcagagtgtgatggagtgcCCCCCAAAGAGTCCCCATCAGCCGCCGAGTGCATCCGGGAGCATGAGTACCGGAACGGCCGCAGCCCTGACATCTCAGACTCTGTCTCCTTCCACTCCTCATCACCAGTCAACGGACTGGCTGCTGCCTACATGGCTAAGTCCCCCGAGTCAGCCATCCCTGAGGATTACACCCAGAATGGGCCTAGAACAGACTCTGACAGCAGCTCTCAGGATGCCAATGGAGCTCTGGACCTAACAGCACCCAGCTTTACCCCAAAAAACATCAAAGAAGAGCCTGGCCTACCCTTCACTAATAGAGAGTATG CTCCCAGCCATTTGCCTCCTTTTATGAGGGTGCCTCCCAGTCTGGTCAAACTGGAGAGGCAGATTCCCCCAGAGAGCTCCATGGGCATTGGCCCTCTATTTGTCTCCCAGATGCCTCAGGGAGTGGGAGGGCAGCCACGGGACGGCTCCAGTGCTCACCGTAGATCCAGCAAGCAGCATCTGTGTAACTCCTGTGGCAAAAACTTCTCCTCTGCCAGTGCCCTGCAGATCCATGAGAGGACCCACACTGGCGAGAAGCCCTTTGGCTGCACCATCTGTGGCAGGGCCTTCACCACTAAAGGCAACCTCAAG GTGCACGTCGGAACTCACATGTGGAACAGCTCTGCGAGGCGCGGCCAGCGCCTCTCTCTGGACAACCCCATGGCCCTGATGGCGATGAGCTCAGAGTCTGGCAACATGATGCCAGAGATGATGCCACCTCCCAAGGAACTGGGTCCTCCTCAGCCGATGAACTTCGACCAGTCTCTGTGGAACCAGTACACTGCTGCTTTCACCAACGGCCTGTCCATGAAGACTAACGAGATCTCTGTGATCCAAAATGGCGGAATGCCTGGTAGCCTAGCCGGTGGTCCTATGGTCTGCTCTACTGGAGGCCTGATGGAAATGGATGGGTCCCACTCTGGCCTGCCTGCCACCATGGCAGAGATGGAAAGGAATGGCTCAGAGTGTGTGGCTAGATCTCAGTTCCAACATTTCATGGAGGAAGGGAAAATTGCAGTGAACTAG